The Gallus gallus isolate bGalGal1 chromosome 3, bGalGal1.mat.broiler.GRCg7b, whole genome shotgun sequence genome window below encodes:
- the LOC107052935 gene encoding translation initiation factor IF-2-like, producing the protein MRGGAQELGGLRSAARGAAPTDSPVLPARTTPPGPARPQQGRARPCQRAGGAAPARPPEPARPPREARRAAMPGPGRSRRRRSPFPSFPVEGGAALVPLGAGRPPTLRAGLRGGTCVLRFPPGRARVPRSRPRRRGRKEGGTGEPLLSPEVRKPCGARSRGRRADAAPPPPTSHSEHL; encoded by the exons ATGCGGGGAGGCGCGCAGGAACTCGGAGGGCTCCGAAGCGCAGCCCGCGGCGCAGCGCCCACGGACAGCCCCGTGCTCCCTGCCCGCACCACACCGCCCGGGCCCGCCAGGCCGCAGCAGGGCCGGGCCCGGCCGTGCCAGAGGGCCGGGGGCGCAGCGCCCGCCAGGCCGCCCGAGCCCGCACGGCCACCGCGAGAGGCGCGAAGGGCGGCCATGCCCGGCCCGGGAAGAAGCCGGCGGCGCCGctccccctttccttccttccccgtGGAGGGCGGCGCTGCCCTTGTGCCGCTCGGCGCGGGGCGGCCTCCCACCCTgcgcgcggggctgcggggaggaacCTGCGTCCTCCGCTTCCCCCCGGGCCGAGCTCGGGTGCCCCGCTCGAGGCCGCGGCGCCGCggaaggaaggaggggggaaCCGGGGAGCCCCTTCTCAGCCCGGAGGTTCGGAAGCCCTGCGGGGCGCGGAGCCGCGGTCGCCGTGCGGACGCTGCCCCGCCGCCACCTACCTCCCACTCG GAACATCTGTGA